The genomic window GCACTCACCTGCCACGGTCCCCAGCCTGGGATGTGGTCTCCACCACTCCAGTGGCGTTGGTCAGTGACACCCCCTCTGCCTTCTTGggctgcttttctttcttggtgGCGGTGTGAGGAAGGTCTGGGTTCCACTCCTAGTGGGCACCAGGGGAGCAGTGAGGCAGGGGGGCTGCCCCCTGAGGTCCCTTCCAGGCTTTTCCGAActtcccttccccatcccacACCTCCTCACCTCAAACTGGGGCCAGTTCATGGGCATGCCGGGGCCGCTGGTGCTGCGGAACCACCGGAGATCATCCTGGGCGTCCGCCCCCCGGATGGCCTGCTCCAGCTCCCGGTACACATGGACATAGCTGTGTGCGGGGGAGATGGGGAATTGGGTGGGGGGCGAGATGCACCGTGGCCCCTTCTCATCCTCGTtgagggccagagggagcccATTCAGGGGACCAGGGTGCTGGCAGGCCCCCCAGCTAGGGATCAGGTGGGCTGGTCCAGGAGTAATCCCCTTCCCTATCCCCGCCTTAGCCATTACCCCATCCTTCCAGAGCAACATTCACTGTTTCTCTCATGCCTAGTCCGCCTCAGCTGGTACCCAGGCAGCCACTGTCTTTGGAGCCTTTTCCTTCTCGGCCTGTGTTGCTTTTACCCTTCCTGTCCCGATACCACAGGGCCCAGGGCGCCTTGCACACTACTTCCACCCTTGGCCATCCGTGCCCGCACCCACCACGCCCCCACACCCAGCCACCTGCTATTCTCGGCCAGGTTGAGGTGGCGTTTGATGTCCAGCAGCACCTCCTTGAGGAAGACCAGCCGCTTCTCCTCGAACTGCTGGCACTGCTCGAACACCTGCTCCATGCTCTCCATGTACTGGGGCGTGGTCTTGCCCACGTCATCCAGCACCTTCTCGTACTTCTCCTGGGTCTGTGGGCAACGGAGCAAAGGAAGGGTGAGACCCAGGCCCGCAGCTCCCCGCCGCCACCCACTCCGAGGGGGCTCTCAgctgccaggccctgggcaccTTCTGTACGTCCTGCTTGCACTTGTCCACTTTGTCCTGCAGCTTCTTCTGTTGTTCAGGCGTGACCGACTGCTCCGTCTTGCTATTCATCTCCCGCGTCATGGCCAGCTTCTCCTCCTTGCAGGCCAGATGGTAGGCCTTCTTGGCTGTCTCTAGCTGTGGGGCGGAGGGAACAGGAGGGAGAGCTCCCACTTAGGCGCGGGAACAGACGCGGGCCCTCGTCAAGCCCTCCCACCTGCCGGGGCTGGGAGCACAGATTCAGAAGAGGCAGAAGGGATGTAGGACCCGGCTCCAGGTATCTGGGAGCTGTGCCCACCCATCTGTGGATGTTTCCCTGCGTGGCGCTGCCTGCTGCCTCCACGGGCACCCTCCCGTCAGGTCCTGCTGTGCCTGCCCCATGTGGCTATTTCAGCCAGCAAGGCAGTGCTGCGCCCCCCGCAGGCACAACCCCAGCGGGGGTGTGTCCTGCCCACTCCCTCTGTCGGCTCGCCCCCTCTGATCAGACTGCCCCCAGTCCGCCGAGCTCAGCTGCCCACTCTCGCCCCATCGGCAGCGGCCACCCCCTGGGCACCTCCTTCATCTTCTTGGCCCAGGGTTTCTGGGCCTTGCGGAAGCCATCTTCAGCCTCCTTGGTTTCCTTGAAGCCGCCCATGATCTGCTTGTGATAGGCGTCCTTCTGCCAGTTCTTGACCTTCTCCAGGTCCTCGTTCAGCAGGTTGTTCTTCACTTCCTGGTGCAATTCGCTCACCTTGTCTGCCTCCGTCATGATGGCCCCCCAGGCTCGCTCCAGGCTGCCATACTGTGGCCCTGAGGAAATGGTCATGGGGTGACGAGGCCCTCATCACCCACTGCCCAGGGGCCTCCCCCATGCCTCCTTTCTCCCAGGCTTTCCCTGTACTTGCCATGTCCGCAGAAatgccctcccctgctctctttaCAGTTTTATCTGTCCTTCAGGGCCCACATagctcctccaggaagacttccctgaCTGCTCTGCTCTCACACCCCGCAGCCTGTAGCCCTCACTGAATTCTTCGTACAGCATCCGCCTCTGTGACCACTCCCTAGCTCCCCTGTCAGCTGGTGAGCCCCACGGGAGGCAGCCTGGACCCCGCAAGTCCTCACAAGCCCAGTACAGCACCAAGCACACAGTAAGCGCTTCAGGAATGTTGACTGAGCATAAAACTGAGGAAGCAGCTGGTGACAGATGCCAGGAGGCCACTGGGACCAGACATTCCACAGTCATTTATTGGTCTGTATATTGGGGAtcagctctgtgccaggcactatgcggGGGAGTACCAGGCTcagcccctgccctgggagtTCAGGTCTCGtcttgtgaaagaaaaaaaaaattaacaattacaTGGAAACCCCAACCTGAAAGTGTTCCAGATCAAAGAATCGAGAGCCAAGACCACTAAATGGTCTGGATTCTGGATTGCCTTCTGGACCAGCACAATTGCTATAATAAAGTTTGCATATGGACCATATTAAATGTCCCCCGTTTGATCGCTGAACTAGGGTTATGTAAACAAATGTTCTTATTCTTGGGAGCTATGCGAAGGATTTAGGGTAAAGTGGCAGGTCTCCCACTTCAATGGTTCAGAAAAACACTGGCATGAAAGAAAGAGGGACTGGGAAAACACGTTCCCTGGTGAATCTGGTTGAAGACTGTGTAGTTCTCGCCAggattcttgcaacttttctctaaattaaaattatttgtaaataaaaggtttgtctgggtttgttttgtctttttaatccaACCTAAAATTGTACAAAGTCGAGTTGAACAGGGACAGGGAGACCTGGCTGGGTGTGGGAGGGTCAGAGCGCGGGGGTGGGGATGGTGCCTTCAAAGGCCCGGTGGCTGGGAGGGTGCGGGGGCATCCGGGCGGCGGGGCGCTTCCGGGCCCCAGACTGGGGGCAGCCAGAGAGGGCCCGGGGCGATGCGCCCGGGGTGGGCATGGGGGCACCTTTCTCGATGAGCTGGCGCCAGCGCTTGGCCCAGTCGGTGAGCTGCTGCGCGTACGCCTTCTCGATCTTGGCGCGCTCCTGCACGCAGTTCATCAGGTCGTTACACAGGCGGTGGCCGTCATCGATGCGCTTCACCGTCCGCTTGTAGTTCCCCACCTGGCGGCCAAGGAGCGAGCACGAATCCCGCGggctccccgcctcccccctACCCCAAGCCTCCCAGGACGCCGCGTCCTGCAGGGGGCGCCCGCCGCGTCCAtcttccccagccctccccgcCTCGCCGCCCTGCGGGAACGCACCGTGGCTCCCCCCACTCTCACTTTTGGGGGTCCCAGCGCCCTGCATCACACCCGACGGTCTATACACTCCCTCACCCCACTTGACACATAACTTCCTCGCTGCCACAAAGCGCAAGGTTTTTATAATTTGGACCCAGACCAGAATGAATTATTCATTTTGTTCTTGTGAGTTGAATGTATCATATTTATAGAGTCATGTAAGTGTTGAGCTGAGCTGCAGCTTCTTGACATAATATTATGTTTTGTAGACACCTCATTAAACACTTATTAATATAGGTTTGGCAGTTTTTGCTTTGGGTTTTGGAAGCCAATcgaaaaaattgtatttcttggTCTCAAAGAGTTTGGGAGGCTCCTGAAATGCTGGCTTCTAGGCTTGTCGCCACCTCTTTGTTGCTGTGGGGCTTCTGGAAGGGCTTCTGGAATTCACAccacaggggtgggggcggggagccccTGTGAAAGTGTAAAGCCTGGGTCTGAGGTGCCAGGGTCTGAGAGCAGACCGACAGGAGGAGCCTCACCCACATCTAGAAACTCTGCAGGATCCCTCCAGGGGCAGCCGTGGGGCATCTCATGGAACATCCATCTCATGGAACACCAAGGCCTTTGGAGGGACCCGAGGGACTAGGGAGCAAGGCCTGAGGTTGTGAGGGGAGGTCAAGGGAGCCTGGGCCGCCACAGGAGCTGTCTCACCTCCCAGAAGCTGTCAGTGGTCTCCTCTGGAGCTAATGAGGCCTCGTCGTAGGAGCCAGACATGGTGTAGCcgtgggggggtaggggcaggCAGGTGTGCGCTGGTGGTCAGCAGGCGGGGCTGCTCATGCACTGGGAGGGTAGAAGAGAGATCCCTGGAGAGGGGGGAAGGGCCCCAAGTGCCCCATTCCAGGCCTGCGGCCCCCAtgtgctgtggggatgggggttccACAGGCTTGAGCCTTGCACTGGGTTGGGGTATTCCCACCAGGGTAATCCCAAGAGTAAGCTCTTAGCATCCCTTGTGCGCATCCCCCATCCCTCCTCCATGACTCCacatcttctccctcccttctccccctgaTCCATTCCCCAGCTCCAGTGTGACAGCACCCCAGCCACAACCGTCTTGAGCTCCGGGACTCAGCTAAATTAAAGGCATGCGATCACGTATTTGCTGCATACGAGCTCGCAGTCTGTCTCACAGACACACGCGGCTCCTCAAAGCCAGCAAGCAGCCTAATCATTATGCATGTCCTGCactccctccccagggcctggcacgcCACAGAGCCCCACTGGGGCTCCGCGAACCCCAGCTGCCTTGTCaatctgcccctcttcccactaCCCCCCACCCTGATCTGGCTGAACCCTTGCACTGGACCCAAAATACCCTCCTCAGCTTTCCCACCCAACAGAGTCCCCAACCTCAGCCCCTAGAACTTTGGCAAACGCCTCACCTGGAGCCTGGACCCCCGTTCCCTGGGAAGCCGGCTGCAGGGCCCGCCTCCCATCTCTGGCCAGCCCCGGCTCCTATAAGTGCCCTTTTGGCTGCCCTGGCGCCCAGCCTTCAAAGCCTCCATTAGCCACTTACATGTCTCCTTAAAGAGTCCCAAACATGTGGCTTCCTGGCCTATGGGTCAGACCACTGTGATCTGTGTGAGCACTGGAGCGGCTCTGCGTGGCCTGGATCTGTCGGCAGGCATCACAGTGGTCCAATCTAGGCCATGggctgccccagggctggggacgctgcccttctcccatcccccacccaggcCTTGCTGCCAACCCCTCCCCGCACCCTAGCAAGAATGGCTCAGTAGTCAGAAGACAGGACCCAGAGGGGCAGGGACCTGGTCGACAGAGGCACAGTGAGGCCAGGCTGGGAATGACCCCATGAGTACCTGCCAGCCTCGAGGCAGAGGACAACAGGGGCTGCCTCCCTGTCTCTGCACTGCTCAGGGACGATGCATCCTATCCCATGAGGATACTGGGAGAGGGCTGACCTCTGCAAACTTCAGCCCATCCTGGGGGCCCGGGGGATACTCAGCCCTTCCGGTCGCTCATCTTCAGGCTCAGGGAGCAGATCATGGGGATCCTTGGTCAAGGATATCCCTCCCTTCTCTGGTCTTGGTCCCCCATCTGTCCAGGGGCTATACCATTTTCACAGTAATAACCCATTTCTGCCTTCTCCTTGCTCCTCCCGGGCCCTAAATATATCCCTTTCCACTTTGCAAAACCTTAGACAAACTTTCCCACAAACTCCTGCACAGAACCCTTGAAATCATACTGAACTGTGCTCTTTGGATCCAAATAACACAAGCTGGTCCGGTAGGGGCAGGAGGGGTTGGAGGGTAGGGACAGACCCTCATGAGAGTGGGGGTCAAACCCACCCCAGGCAGTGGGGAAGTGACTTGGCGAGCATTGATGGGAGGGGCGGAGGTGTGTCTTCTCTCCCCACTACAGAGGCTCACCTCCCTCACCCTGCAGTGCCTCTCCTGGGAATTCACCTTCCAGCCAGTGGGACCAACTGATGCTGCCTAATTCCATTTGCTGCAGCGCTGCTTGTAAAAGCCAAAGGCTGGAAACATCCCAGCTGCCCGTCCAGGGGACTGCTTAAGTAAATTCTGGTGCAGGTGGGCAACAGAATGCTCTGGTCCTGACTGGAGTCCTCCCCAAGCCATGACGCTGAGACAAAAGGAGCAGGGTGCAGAACAGGAAGACTTCGGATGCTTCCATTTGTACGGGGGGGAAATATACAAACACCAACACTCTGGAAAGCCGGTAGCGGAGGCTCCCTTCAGGGAactgggtggctgggggatgtGATGGGAAGGAGATTTGTCACTGTTGGTCTTTTATGCCTTTTACATTTTGCTTTGTGTACGTAAACTGCAGTTTTTATAACCCCTGGCCTGCGTTgagggagcagggagctcagACCGAGGGTACACTGACACAAACGGGACCGTGCAGCTAAGCCCTGCGGTGTCAGACAATCTGGGAATGCACGAGGGCAGAGACCAATCTCCACTCTGTCCAGACCCGGAGGGGACTTGCTGGGGCCCCTTCCTCAGTGCGGGCAAGTCATGGGTCTCTGGGGTCCCAGCTGGGGTAGCACATGTCGCTCTCACCTTGGGGGTCCCCGCTGGGTCACCAAACTGCCGCGTGACCTTAGGCGATTCCCATGACTGTAACAGGCCTCGCTGTGAAATGAAGATGCTAAGACCCAATGCAAGGACTGGAGGAAATGGCAAGGGGCCAGGCTGGACCCACACAGAGGCAGGCTCAGGAAGATAGGCAGGGAGCATCAGGGAAAGGATGCGGGAGGGGGCGTGTGGACCCCCAGCACCACCTGCCAGACTCACCTCCAGCCCTGTGCCTGCCTTCTGCAAACTGGCCTCACCTCCCTACCCTGGGTGCTGGGGGGGGAGGCTTCACTCTGGTCCAATGCCAGGTCCCTCCTGAATGGTGGTCAGGAGCCGCCCTCACTGAAAACACAGCTTCTCACAGAGTCAGGAAGCCGGTATGGCCAGAATCTGCCATGCCCAAGAACGAGCCTGACACGCTCTGAGCAGAACCCATCAAATGAGCACGGCGCTGTTTGGACTTTTCTCCCCAGTACTTATAAAGCAGTTGCGACCCTGCGAGCCCTTTATCGTTGAGAATAACAACTGGCATTTATGGAGCACAGACTTGGTGCCAAGGACTGTCCAAGTGTCTTAACTCATCAAATCCTGCCAGGACCCCCTACACGGCAGGTGCCTCTTCACCCCCACGTTATTGCAGAGAGGGCCCAGAGGCTGGGACGTGACTGAAAGAGCTTGTCAGCTCTCTTTATTGATTTGTCACCGCTGCTGTAGTGGGGGCGGCTTCCCACAGCGGGCGGGCGGGGCACGGGGTGCTGTtctggtggggaggggcatgggCTCTGCTCCAGCCCCACCACTTCCTGATGGGATCTCAGTCAAGTCCTGTCATGGGGTCTCGGTTTTCCAACTCATTGGATGGAAAAACAATATTTCAGTCTCGTGACACTCAAATGGTAAAAGGCGATTATTGAAAAGTACAGACCATTTATGGAAGTGTGAAGTTTGCACGTTGGCCTTGACCTTTCGGAGAAAGGAGCCCCAGGGTGAAAAGCGTCCTTCCTCTGGGCCCCAGGCTTCTTGCCAGCTGCCTCTAAAATGCCCCTGGAAGGCAGGGGCCTTGGGcgtgttctctctgcctctggcttgaagaagggacagaggaatTAAGAGCAGGGGCCCAGAGAGGGCGGGCCAGCTGTGGACAAAGGCGGCATGTGGATTCCTGCAGCATGCACGAGTCACTATCGATCACAGGAACacgtcccccccgccccccccccacacacacaccaccacccaACCCATCAGCAGATCCTGGGCCCTGCTCTCAATCACCTGGTCCCAGCCCCATCACTCTCCTCAGTGACCTTCCTGCCTCCAACCTTGTGTCCCTCAGCCCTGCTCCAACTCCATTCTGTTCCCTGCTGCAACAACCAGAGGGACACAGGTAATACCTAAGTCAGATCCCACCACTACTCTACTTGGAATCCTCTCATGACTCCTCATTTCCTCTAAGAAAAAGTCTAATCCCTTCCCAGGGGGCCCTGTATCTCCTCCAGCTCCACTGACCTCCTTGCTGCTCtaaccccagggcctttgcacttgctagaAGTGCCTCCCTGCCCTGAATTTCTATGTCTACTCGAATGTCCTAACCTCCCCGCGTTTCACTTGGCACTCTTTTCCTACCCCTAGCACTCTCCAGTCTCCCCTTTCTTGCTTTATAATTCTTCACAGCACGTATTATCATATGCCAGGCTCCCAACCCTCAAGACGTCATcgtgtttgtgtcttcctctctcactgtaaTGTCAGCTTGCTAAGGTCAGTAGTTTTTGTCTGGTTCTCTGCTGTATTTTCAGCATCCAGAGCAGGGCCTGGCATATAGTTAAATGCACGGTgcatttttgttgaatgaatgaacgccAAGCACCTTCTGGAACACTCATTCATTACACAGTAGAAACACTGAATATTGTCCCTCAGAGCCACAAAAAGTCACCTGCACAACTAGATATTCAAAGAATGTTGATAATGATGGTGATACAACCAAAAACCAGAATTTCACCCAGATCCTACCTGTCCCCTGTTCCCAGGCCCCCTGCTTCTCTgggcttccccttcctctcctctggacCAACTCTCAGGGTCCAGTTCCAGGGTCTCCTCCTCCTTGATCCCCCATGACGATTCTGCCCTCGGTGGGGAGCCCTCCTTCCTCAGGGATCCGCAGCACACAGAACAGGCCGTTATATTAAcccccctcctcaccctcccttTACATCACCTATGACAGCCATTTCTGAGTACCTGCTACATGCCAGCCTCTTCGTACCCTTCATCTCCAATCCTCATGAGATGGGCAGTGACCTCCTTGTCTTctcagagactcagagaggttaaattacTTGTCTAATGTCACACAGCAGGGAGGACACAGAGTTGGATCCAGACCCGGGGACAaatccttcctctgccccccaccggCCAACAAGTGCAGAACCAGCCTTCCTGGCCTAAGACATTCTCCCAAGGGAGTGGCTCGGGTCAAACCCAGGCAGGGCCATGGGAAGCCAGAGCTGCCTCACCCTTGCCCAGGTCCTGCAAACATTCCCAGCATCAGCCCCGCTCCTTACGTTACCCTGAGATGGATGGGCTCGCTGCGCCTGACTTGGGGCCACTCCGGGACTCTAATCCCGGGACTCTGAAGACCCTTGGCTGGGGCTTCAGATGCACGAAGAAGGATCAAGGTCAGCTGTAAGGCGCTGTCCTTCCACCCCTCCATGTGATGCATACCCCCTCCTCATTCCAGTTTCTGCTGCTTTGCTCACGCCTTCCCCCCTGCCTGGGGTGCATGCTGTCCTATCACTCacctctccccaaaataaaataacccTGCTTCCCTTCAAGGGCAAACTCAGTTttacctcctccaagaagccctcccCGAATACCCCAGTTCTCACCTACTTTCCCTCTACATCCTGGTGCAGTTCTTAGTCACACCTGCCATGAACCACATCTCACTGGTTCCCACCCAACAAATAGAGAAAATCTTGCTACATTAGCACAGCAGTTGAGAGTGCTGCCTGGGGGGGCCAGACAGAAGGATggagctcaaatcccagcccGGCCAGCTGTGCAACCTTGGTAAGTTG from Meles meles chromosome 5, mMelMel3.1 paternal haplotype, whole genome shotgun sequence includes these protein-coding regions:
- the PACSIN1 gene encoding protein kinase C and casein kinase substrate in neurons protein 1 translates to MSGSYDEASLAPEETTDSFWEVGNYKRTVKRIDDGHRLCNDLMNCVQERAKIEKAYAQQLTDWAKRWRQLIEKGPQYGSLERAWGAIMTEADKVSELHQEVKNNLLNEDLEKVKNWQKDAYHKQIMGGFKETKEAEDGFRKAQKPWAKKMKELETAKKAYHLACKEEKLAMTREMNSKTEQSVTPEQQKKLQDKVDKCKQDVQKTQEKYEKVLDDVGKTTPQYMESMEQVFEQCQQFEEKRLVFLKEVLLDIKRHLNLAENSSYVHVYRELEQAIRGADAQDDLRWFRSTSGPGMPMNWPQFEEWNPDLPHTATKKEKQPKKAEGVSLTNATGVVETTSQAGDRGSVSSYDRGQPYATEWSDDESGNPFGGNEANGGSNPFDDDAKGVRVRALYDYDGQEQDELSFKAGDELTKLGEEDEQGWCRGRLDSGQLGLYPANYVEAI